A window from Nitrosopumilus adriaticus encodes these proteins:
- a CDS encoding sensor histidine kinase has translation MKPLLKITLLVIIQIIIILASFLTLVSIENEKTNLGNLVNISGKTRFLALSAQLDFDHYVRENPSHTDITASLKELEKNILIVKDGGLVDRLYVAPLPLNFNEQWNEMYFHFTNYEKEVLGFMESDEINQNQLLKIQSINNELIHSANTLTNSISSDLSEATTDLIYLQIFFAIINIVAHVGLIFLILRIFEAHQKELLKLEKFSTIGEMTATFVHDIRNPLTIIQHSSDILNARNSQHFSDSDKKAIEKTNQAIKRIDSHLTDTLDYLRERRIRKEHVKSSLLISNILESMLIPPSVQIIMPAKDLTINCDKFQFERVLTNLVKNSIESMSEKGKMTISIEEDEKNTTIKIMDSGMPIPPAEIEKLFEPLFTTKQEGTGLGLPICKTIVESHGGTIEYQDSPKSFIIKLPK, from the coding sequence CACTTTACTTGTGATAATTCAAATAATTATTATTTTAGCTAGTTTTCTTACTCTAGTATCTATTGAAAATGAAAAAACAAATCTGGGTAATTTAGTTAACATATCTGGAAAAACCCGATTTCTAGCACTATCTGCCCAGCTAGACTTTGATCATTATGTTAGAGAAAACCCATCCCATACAGACATCACGGCCAGTTTGAAAGAGCTTGAGAAAAACATCCTCATTGTAAAAGATGGGGGCCTTGTAGATAGATTGTATGTTGCACCATTACCATTGAATTTTAATGAACAATGGAATGAAATGTATTTTCACTTTACAAACTATGAAAAAGAAGTATTAGGTTTTATGGAGTCAGACGAAATTAATCAAAACCAATTACTAAAAATTCAATCTATTAATAATGAATTGATTCATTCAGCAAACACTTTGACAAATTCCATATCTTCAGATTTGAGTGAGGCTACAACTGATTTGATATATTTGCAAATATTTTTTGCAATAATTAACATCGTGGCACATGTTGGTTTGATTTTTCTAATATTACGAATATTTGAGGCGCATCAAAAAGAGTTATTGAAATTAGAAAAATTCTCAACCATTGGAGAGATGACTGCCACATTTGTACATGACATTAGAAATCCCTTGACTATCATTCAGCATTCTTCAGACATACTAAATGCACGCAACTCCCAGCACTTTTCTGATTCAGATAAGAAGGCTATTGAAAAAACAAATCAGGCAATTAAAAGAATTGATTCACATCTTACGGATACTCTAGATTATTTGCGTGAGCGACGTATTAGAAAAGAGCATGTAAAATCATCTTTGTTAATTTCAAATATTTTGGAATCTATGTTGATCCCACCATCTGTTCAAATCATTATGCCTGCCAAGGATTTGACGATTAATTGTGATAAATTTCAGTTTGAGCGCGTATTGACTAACCTTGTAAAGAATTCTATTGAAAGCATGTCAGAAAAAGGCAAGATGACAATAAGCATTGAAGAAGATGAAAAAAATACCACCATCAAAATTATGGATTCTGGGATGCCAATTCCACCTGCAGAAATTGAGAAATTATTTGAGCCGTTATTTACTACAAAACAAGAAGGGACAGGGTTGGGCTTACCTATCTGTAAAACTATTGTTGAAAGTCATGGTGGAACTATTGAATATCAGGATTCACCAAAATCATTTATCATAAAATTGCCAAAATAG
- the alaS gene encoding alanine--tRNA ligase: MDKKEILKEFSADPDRHYNVKLFSEQGFVRKSCTKCGRFFWTLDSGRDLCPDDGADTYSFIGNPPTTKRFDYTQAWRQVEEFFVKNNHKSVSRYPVVCRWRDDLFFTIASVVDFQRIMGSKVVFEFPANPLVVPQTCLRFKDLENVGVTGRHFSSFCMIGQHSIPEGDGYWKDECVDLDYRLLTDQFGIKKEEVVFVEDVWAGGGSFGPSLEYFVNGLELGNAVFTEFQGELGQHTTLDQRVIDMGAGLERFAWITMGTPTAYDCCFGPINQKLFNTIGIDSDSEILRKYFTEIAKALDDFEDLNDVRRHAIKKAGLTDDQLNKMITPLEGIYLIADHLRTLIFAITDGALPSNVGGGYNLRMMLRRINATISKLNLKLDIDDLIDTHIDYLKDTYPELDEKREDVKKILKIEAGRYEDSKVHMKKKAEKIRERGVPSVDELITLYESDGITPEYLKEVNAIDEVPSSFYSKLSDLHQSEKKKAIAELPLDDLPETETLFYKDDPMEFDAKVIKVFDDHVVLDRTSFYARGGGQEPDHGTIAGFKVTNVDKHAHVIVHKLEGGVPKEGETVKCVVDETRRANITKNHTSTHIINASSRGVLGSWIWQHSAFKDDDHARLDITHHSSLTDEQVKQIEDAANKMVKENLTVNIDYFDRGTAEQTYGFRIYQGGVVPVKSVRIVSIEDKDVEACGGTHVKKTGDIELIKITKTKRIQDGVVRLEFVSGPNAYEYVKNQEIVLKQKEQEAKDKAELEKRREENKQKAREQIPVLLEKILDGESGDIDGISIKNKLCFTASENYDEYFHLNFGKKLVAKDNTAAFCGIFEAGPTIRIMVYAGEQSGIDAGVIAKEIAAILGGSGGGDAKFAQGGGKDTSKMEQAIAKAKSMILG, encoded by the coding sequence TTGGATAAAAAAGAGATTCTAAAAGAATTTTCAGCAGATCCTGACAGACATTACAATGTCAAGCTATTCTCAGAGCAAGGATTTGTAAGAAAGTCATGCACAAAATGTGGCAGATTCTTTTGGACGCTTGATTCTGGACGAGATTTGTGTCCTGATGATGGAGCAGACACTTATTCATTTATTGGAAATCCTCCAACTACAAAGAGATTTGATTATACTCAAGCTTGGAGACAAGTCGAAGAGTTTTTTGTAAAAAATAACCACAAGTCAGTTAGTCGTTATCCTGTGGTGTGCAGATGGCGAGATGACTTGTTCTTTACTATTGCATCAGTTGTTGACTTTCAAAGAATCATGGGTTCAAAGGTAGTCTTTGAGTTTCCTGCAAACCCATTGGTAGTTCCGCAGACTTGTCTGAGATTCAAGGATTTAGAGAATGTCGGAGTTACAGGACGACACTTTTCGAGTTTCTGCATGATTGGACAGCACAGCATTCCAGAAGGGGACGGATACTGGAAAGACGAGTGCGTTGATTTGGATTATAGGTTACTAACTGATCAGTTTGGAATAAAGAAAGAAGAAGTTGTTTTTGTTGAAGACGTTTGGGCAGGCGGTGGCTCTTTTGGTCCGTCACTGGAATATTTTGTAAATGGACTAGAGCTTGGCAATGCAGTCTTTACTGAATTTCAAGGGGAATTAGGACAGCACACGACACTAGACCAGCGAGTAATTGACATGGGTGCAGGCCTTGAGAGATTTGCATGGATTACCATGGGAACACCTACTGCATATGACTGCTGCTTTGGTCCAATTAACCAGAAATTATTTAACACAATAGGAATTGATTCGGATTCAGAAATTCTAAGAAAATACTTTACAGAGATTGCAAAGGCACTTGATGACTTTGAGGATCTAAATGATGTAAGGAGACATGCAATAAAGAAAGCAGGACTTACAGACGACCAGCTAAACAAAATGATTACACCACTTGAAGGGATTTATCTTATTGCAGACCATCTGAGGACTTTGATATTTGCAATTACTGATGGTGCACTGCCAAGCAATGTTGGTGGGGGATACAATCTCAGAATGATGCTGCGAAGAATCAATGCAACAATTAGCAAATTAAATCTAAAACTTGACATTGATGACTTGATTGACACTCACATTGACTATCTCAAGGATACGTATCCAGAGCTTGATGAGAAAAGAGAGGATGTCAAGAAAATTCTAAAGATTGAAGCTGGACGATACGAGGATTCCAAAGTCCACATGAAGAAAAAGGCTGAAAAGATTCGAGAGAGAGGTGTGCCATCAGTTGATGAGTTAATCACGCTATACGAATCAGACGGAATCACGCCTGAATATCTCAAAGAAGTCAATGCGATTGATGAGGTGCCATCTTCATTTTACTCCAAGTTATCAGATTTGCACCAGTCTGAAAAGAAAAAAGCAATTGCAGAACTGCCACTAGATGATTTGCCAGAAACTGAAACTCTGTTTTACAAAGACGACCCAATGGAGTTTGATGCAAAGGTAATCAAGGTGTTCGATGATCATGTGGTACTAGATAGAACTTCATTTTATGCAAGAGGTGGAGGACAAGAACCAGACCACGGTACCATTGCAGGATTCAAAGTTACTAATGTAGACAAGCATGCACACGTTATTGTTCACAAGTTAGAAGGCGGAGTACCAAAAGAAGGAGAGACTGTAAAGTGTGTAGTGGATGAAACAAGACGTGCAAACATTACAAAGAACCATACAAGTACCCATATCATTAACGCATCATCTAGAGGAGTACTTGGTTCATGGATTTGGCAACACTCTGCATTCAAAGACGATGATCATGCCAGACTGGATATAACTCACCACTCATCATTGACTGATGAGCAAGTAAAACAAATCGAAGATGCTGCAAACAAGATGGTAAAAGAAAACCTTACAGTAAACATTGATTATTTTGATAGAGGGACTGCAGAGCAGACATATGGATTTAGAATTTACCAGGGCGGTGTAGTTCCAGTAAAGTCTGTTAGAATTGTATCAATTGAAGACAAAGATGTCGAAGCTTGTGGTGGAACACATGTAAAGAAAACTGGCGACATTGAACTAATCAAAATCACAAAAACAAAACGAATTCAAGACGGTGTGGTAAGATTGGAATTTGTCTCAGGTCCCAATGCATACGAATATGTAAAGAATCAAGAGATTGTTCTAAAACAAAAAGAGCAAGAAGCTAAAGACAAGGCAGAACTAGAAAAGAGAAGAGAAGAAAACAAGCAAAAGGCAAGAGAGCAGATTCCTGTTTTGCTAGAAAAGATTCTAGATGGGGAATCAGGGGATATTGATGGTATTAGCATCAAAAACAAATTGTGCTTTACAGCTAGCGAGAATTATGACGAATATTTTCATCTCAACTTTGGCAAAAAGCTAGTAGCAAAAGATAACACTGCAGCATTTTGTGGGATTTTTGAGGCAGGCCCAACAATTCGAATTATGGTGTATGCCGGAGAGCAATCAGGTATTGATGCAGGCGTGATTGCCAAGGAGATTGCCGCAATTTTAGGTGGTTCAGGTGGCGGGGATGCCAAATTTGCCCAAGGTGGAGGAAAAGACACATCTAAAATGGAGCAGGCAATAGCCAAAGCAAAATCAATGATTTTAGGATGA
- the leuS gene encoding leucine--tRNA ligase, translating to MEINWNEIESKWRNKWIENKDFETEPNDKPKKFITVAYPYPNSPQHIGHGRTYTLADVHARFYRMKGYNVLFPMGFHYTGTPVLGMAKRIEAGEKEILDGLRNIYHVPEEDIKTFVEPIKIADYFHEEIKSGMIEMGYSIDWRREFTTIVPGYQKFIEWQITTLKENGKIIQGSHPVGWCPKDNNPVSQHDTMGDVEPKIDDKNYLVKFQFGDLVFPITTLRPETIFGITNFWVNPNVTYKKVTVDNEKWIVSEECAHKLKFFEKEISIEGDIPGSQLIDRYATSHNGNEIPILPADFVEPGMGTGLVMSVPAHAPKDYQALMDLKAKNHKLASKIDPIPIITTEGYGVIPAKEICEKMGVANQIDQKLDEATNELYNKEFTTGKLNERCGEFAGIKVEFGRDKVREWLEINEHLEKFPVLENGPVRCRCGAECVVKILSNQWFLNYGDEDWKTLARKCFDEMNILPNKIKTEFHDVVSWLHERACARQQGLGTKLPWDKDWIVESLSDSVIYMAYYTISRFVNEGKVNPENLTKELFDFILLDIGDLDSAAKSSKLSENLVSAMKKEFTYFYPVDSRHSGRDLVQNHLTFFVLNHVAIFDKKYWPQEIVVNGSVMMDGAKMSKSMGNIIPLRTAIREHGADPIRLAIISSAELLQDADFNMESVSGIQGKLQSLLDDCSKVKQGEINNLEPEDRWILSKTQNLIGQVTEAVEKMRLREALHDILFSFESDLSWYNKRVQAKGRENNSAILHKINSDRVAMLSPFAPHVAEEMWAALGNNELVSKSAWPEFAKGLVDATAIQSEELLKSTIDDIANILKVTKITPKKIVIYVNSDEMKSKVYRKVLGIMVGGQNNMGVVMKELIADPETTDAKKMPDFIQKVIKDLHSESEEIKQMKLESDSFNEKEFLKSELSDIGKKEFGVGVLVYSENDSDIYDPKGKARHARPFKPAILIE from the coding sequence ATGGAAATTAACTGGAATGAAATTGAAAGTAAATGGCGAAACAAGTGGATAGAAAACAAAGACTTTGAGACAGAGCCCAATGACAAACCAAAAAAATTCATTACAGTTGCATATCCGTATCCAAACTCACCACAGCACATAGGACACGGAAGAACATACACACTAGCTGACGTTCATGCTAGATTTTATCGAATGAAAGGATACAATGTATTGTTCCCAATGGGATTCCATTATACTGGAACACCAGTACTTGGCATGGCAAAGAGAATAGAGGCAGGTGAGAAAGAGATTCTTGATGGATTAAGAAACATTTACCATGTTCCAGAAGAAGACATCAAAACATTTGTTGAACCAATAAAGATTGCAGATTATTTTCATGAAGAGATAAAGTCTGGCATGATAGAGATGGGCTACTCCATTGATTGGAGACGAGAGTTTACAACCATAGTTCCAGGTTATCAGAAATTCATCGAGTGGCAAATAACTACACTCAAAGAGAATGGTAAAATAATTCAGGGCAGCCATCCAGTTGGATGGTGTCCAAAAGACAACAATCCAGTATCACAGCATGACACAATGGGGGACGTTGAACCAAAGATTGATGACAAAAATTATCTTGTAAAGTTCCAGTTCGGTGACTTGGTATTTCCAATTACAACATTACGTCCTGAAACAATTTTCGGAATAACAAATTTCTGGGTCAATCCAAATGTTACTTACAAAAAAGTTACAGTGGATAATGAAAAGTGGATAGTCTCTGAAGAATGTGCACACAAGCTAAAGTTTTTCGAAAAAGAAATTTCAATTGAAGGTGACATTCCAGGAAGTCAGCTAATTGACAGATATGCAACATCACACAATGGAAATGAGATTCCAATATTGCCAGCTGACTTTGTAGAGCCGGGGATGGGAACAGGACTAGTAATGTCAGTGCCAGCTCATGCTCCAAAAGACTATCAGGCATTGATGGATCTCAAGGCTAAAAATCACAAATTAGCCTCGAAAATTGACCCTATTCCAATAATTACCACAGAAGGGTATGGAGTAATTCCTGCAAAAGAGATTTGCGAAAAGATGGGAGTTGCAAACCAAATAGACCAAAAGCTAGATGAGGCAACAAACGAGCTATACAACAAAGAGTTTACCACAGGAAAACTAAACGAGCGATGCGGAGAGTTTGCAGGGATAAAGGTAGAGTTTGGACGAGATAAAGTAAGGGAATGGTTGGAAATAAATGAACACCTAGAAAAATTCCCAGTACTAGAGAATGGTCCTGTTCGTTGTCGTTGTGGGGCTGAATGTGTTGTAAAGATACTATCAAACCAGTGGTTCCTCAATTACGGAGACGAGGATTGGAAAACATTGGCAAGAAAATGTTTTGATGAGATGAACATTCTACCTAACAAAATAAAGACAGAGTTTCATGATGTTGTTAGTTGGCTGCATGAGCGAGCATGTGCAAGACAGCAGGGACTTGGAACTAAACTACCATGGGACAAGGACTGGATTGTAGAGTCATTGTCTGATAGTGTAATTTACATGGCATACTATACCATTTCACGATTTGTAAATGAGGGTAAGGTTAATCCGGAGAATCTCACAAAAGAATTATTTGATTTTATTTTACTTGATATTGGAGACTTGGACTCTGCTGCCAAATCATCAAAACTTTCAGAAAATCTAGTCAGTGCAATGAAAAAAGAGTTCACATACTTTTATCCGGTGGACTCACGTCATTCAGGTCGTGATTTGGTTCAGAATCACTTGACATTTTTTGTCTTAAATCACGTTGCAATATTTGATAAAAAGTATTGGCCGCAAGAAATTGTTGTCAATGGCAGTGTCATGATGGATGGCGCTAAAATGTCAAAGAGCATGGGAAATATCATTCCACTACGTACTGCAATCAGAGAGCATGGTGCAGATCCTATTAGACTTGCAATAATTTCATCAGCTGAATTACTGCAAGATGCTGACTTTAACATGGAGTCAGTCTCAGGAATTCAAGGAAAATTGCAATCACTATTAGATGATTGCAGTAAGGTAAAACAAGGCGAAATTAATAATTTGGAGCCTGAGGATAGGTGGATTTTATCAAAAACCCAGAATCTAATCGGACAGGTAACTGAAGCTGTTGAAAAAATGAGATTACGAGAGGCACTGCATGATATTTTGTTCTCATTTGAGTCAGACTTGAGCTGGTACAACAAGCGAGTGCAAGCTAAAGGCAGGGAGAACAATTCAGCAATATTACACAAAATAAATTCAGACAGAGTTGCAATGTTATCGCCATTTGCACCACATGTAGCAGAAGAGATGTGGGCAGCATTAGGGAACAATGAACTGGTATCAAAGTCAGCATGGCCTGAATTTGCAAAAGGATTAGTTGATGCTACTGCAATTCAATCTGAAGAGTTACTAAAATCAACCATTGATGATATTGCAAACATTCTCAAAGTTACAAAAATTACTCCGAAAAAAATTGTAATCTATGTAAATTCTGACGAGATGAAATCCAAAGTTTATCGCAAAGTTTTAGGAATTATGGTAGGCGGTCAAAACAACATGGGAGTAGTGATGAAGGAACTCATTGCAGATCCAGAAACAACTGATGCCAAAAAGATGCCTGATTTCATTCAAAAAGTAATCAAGGACTTGCATTCTGAATCTGAGGAAATAAAACAGATGAAGCTAGAATCTGATTCATTTAATGAAAAGGAATTTTTAAAATCAGAGTTATCGGATATTGGCAAAAAGGAATTTGGTGTGGGGGTTTTGGTTTATTCAGAGAATGATTCAGATATCTATGATCCAAAAGGTAAAGCTAGACATGCAAGACCTTTCAAGCCTGCGATATTGATTGAATAG
- a CDS encoding universal stress protein, with protein MAITKILVPVDGSSHSLKAFRAALDIAKNKNAKIHVLTCLQKEDVGAWYIDKRTNKKIMGDAKKFAKEFLSKLEKPASDANVPISFNVLETKSSSNQIIKFSTSHKIDLIVIGSHGRSGFNKFLLGSVSNKVSQMAKCPVMIIK; from the coding sequence ATGGCAATAACTAAAATTCTTGTACCTGTTGATGGATCATCTCATTCACTAAAAGCATTTAGAGCCGCACTTGATATTGCAAAAAACAAAAATGCCAAAATACATGTCTTGACATGTCTTCAAAAAGAAGACGTTGGCGCATGGTACATTGACAAAAGAACAAACAAAAAGATAATGGGCGATGCCAAAAAATTTGCAAAAGAATTTCTTTCAAAACTAGAAAAGCCTGCATCAGATGCAAACGTTCCAATCTCCTTTAATGTTCTTGAAACAAAATCTTCATCAAACCAGATTATCAAATTTTCAACTAGTCATAAAATTGATCTAATCGTTATTGGCTCTCATGGAAGAAGTGGATTTAACAAATTTCTTTTGGGCAGTGTCAGCAACAAGGTAAGCCAAATGGCAAAATGCCCTGTAATGATTATAAAATAA
- a CDS encoding universal stress protein — MDFKNIMVAFDSSSYSYRAFDAALDVAEAKSKITVTTVLTGIYQPSIGFSMKYNKEELAKYTKVIRKTVSKLESLAKKKNISVTLKILQNPSVSTAIVKHVHSSKYDLLVIGSHGRTGLNKMILGSIANSVIQKVKCPVMVVK, encoded by the coding sequence ATGGATTTTAAAAACATCATGGTGGCATTTGATTCTTCAAGCTACTCATACAGGGCATTTGATGCTGCACTAGATGTTGCAGAGGCAAAAAGTAAAATCACAGTAACTACTGTCCTTACAGGAATATATCAGCCATCTATTGGATTTTCAATGAAATACAATAAGGAAGAGCTAGCCAAATATACCAAAGTTATCAGAAAAACTGTTTCAAAGCTTGAATCCCTTGCAAAGAAAAAGAACATCAGTGTAACCTTGAAAATTTTACAAAACCCTTCAGTATCTACTGCAATTGTAAAGCATGTCCACTCAAGCAAGTATGATTTACTGGTGATAGGCTCTCATGGTAGAACTGGACTCAACAAGATGATTCTTGGAAGCATTGCAAATAGTGTTATACAAAAAGTAAAATGTCCAGTAATGGTGGTAAAGTAA
- a CDS encoding response regulator transcription factor, which translates to MNPIRFSKILIVDDSESFRIKVKRLLIDAQVGYYHYEAKDGEEGISMYKKYKPHIVIMDIMMPNVGGIQAINEIMEFDPDAKIIVVSTRENKEIIDAAVKSGGAKDYIIKPFSSGAVVMTVSKQLSMNRDYKRSSTSFKQIKDLKRK; encoded by the coding sequence TTGAATCCAATACGCTTTAGCAAAATTTTGATAGTCGATGATTCTGAATCATTTCGAATTAAAGTAAAGAGGCTCCTTATAGATGCACAAGTCGGTTATTATCATTATGAGGCAAAAGATGGAGAAGAAGGCATTTCCATGTACAAGAAATACAAACCACACATAGTGATAATGGACATAATGATGCCAAACGTTGGTGGAATTCAGGCAATTAATGAAATTATGGAGTTTGATCCTGATGCCAAAATAATAGTTGTGTCAACTAGGGAAAATAAAGAGATCATTGATGCGGCAGTAAAATCAGGGGGAGCAAAGGACTACATCATCAAGCCTTTTAGCTCAGGTGCAGTTGTAATGACAGTCTCAAAACAGTTGAGCATGAACAGAGATTACAAACGCTCATCAACTTCATTTAAACAAATCAAAGATCTTAAACGGAAATAA
- a CDS encoding nitroreductase family protein: MDTIDAIKSRRSIKSFKNHEITKDEIDQILQCAILSPTSYNIQNWRFVIVTEQKLKDEMAQLSYGQKQVSEASLVIVLCADLKAWEKNPERYWKNVSEESRNYLVNGIKQAYSGNPELEKDQAIRSCGIAAQTIMLAAKSIGYDSCPMEGFDYDKVGKLINLPDDHIVTMMVVIGKSAKDPAPRGGQLPLSDVVFENSF, translated from the coding sequence ATGGATACAATTGATGCGATAAAATCCCGTCGTTCAATTAAGAGTTTTAAAAATCATGAAATCACTAAAGATGAGATTGATCAGATTCTTCAATGTGCTATTTTGTCTCCAACTTCATACAATATCCAAAACTGGAGATTTGTAATTGTTACAGAACAAAAACTCAAAGATGAAATGGCTCAACTATCATATGGACAAAAGCAAGTTTCAGAAGCCTCTCTAGTCATTGTACTGTGTGCTGACTTGAAGGCCTGGGAGAAAAACCCTGAGCGTTACTGGAAAAATGTTTCAGAAGAATCCCGAAATTATCTAGTCAATGGAATTAAGCAAGCATATTCAGGAAATCCTGAGCTTGAAAAAGACCAGGCAATTCGCTCCTGTGGTATTGCAGCTCAAACTATCATGCTTGCAGCAAAATCTATCGGATATGACAGCTGTCCTATGGAGGGCTTTGATTATGACAAGGTTGGAAAATTGATCAATCTACCTGATGATCATATAGTTACAATGATGGTAGTGATTGGAAAATCTGCAAAGGATCCTGCACCACGTGGTGGGCAATTACCTCTATCTGATGTGGTCTTTGAGAATTCGTTTTGA
- a CDS encoding NAD(P)/FAD-dependent oxidoreductase: MKFQYILKIAVMGMGVAGSYLMARLKDSEHEVVGYERNVEEKHDSICAWGTIKSVLADFCKKTGRDFNDFLIHDGKNMHVKMNNDVKFDIGLKGLCTYNKLGLIKDFIKDSKIIYGQAPKLEELEKEYDMIVDCTGFNRVYLPKLKEDFFLPTYEYKVEYENGVPYDDFYIEPFPGMSGYFWYFPLGEKWAHIGAGDYNKQHIKATDEFLQKHGGKVITTKGRPIRLATPDRCKPYYSGKVVGVGESIGTVYALLGEGIIPSMQCVEIFLENMNDFKAYEKAVEEHYKVYAKVFNFVRAKIHKDFSFFKALPDFIAIFRYMKKHEDRFGMNIKIADLMKVAKA, translated from the coding sequence ATGAAATTTCAATACATCTTGAAGATTGCAGTAATGGGAATGGGTGTTGCAGGATCTTATCTTATGGCCAGACTAAAGGACTCAGAGCACGAAGTTGTAGGGTATGAAAGAAATGTTGAAGAAAAACATGATTCAATTTGTGCATGGGGAACAATAAAATCGGTACTGGCAGATTTTTGCAAAAAAACGGGAAGAGATTTCAATGACTTTTTGATTCATGACGGCAAAAACATGCATGTGAAAATGAACAACGATGTAAAGTTTGACATTGGATTAAAGGGATTGTGCACGTATAACAAATTAGGACTAATCAAGGATTTCATCAAAGATTCAAAGATAATTTATGGACAAGCCCCAAAGCTTGAAGAATTAGAAAAAGAATATGACATGATAGTTGACTGTACTGGATTTAACAGAGTCTATCTTCCAAAGCTAAAGGAGGATTTCTTTTTGCCAACATACGAGTACAAGGTAGAATATGAAAACGGGGTTCCCTATGATGACTTTTACATAGAGCCATTTCCTGGAATGTCCGGATACTTTTGGTATTTCCCACTAGGTGAGAAATGGGCACATATTGGAGCAGGAGATTACAATAAACAACACATCAAGGCAACTGATGAATTTTTGCAAAAGCACGGAGGCAAAGTAATTACAACAAAGGGAAGACCAATCAGACTTGCAACACCAGATAGATGCAAGCCATACTATTCAGGAAAAGTTGTAGGAGTTGGCGAATCAATTGGAACAGTTTATGCACTATTAGGTGAAGGAATAATTCCCTCAATGCAATGCGTTGAGATATTCCTAGAAAACATGAATGATTTCAAAGCTTATGAGAAAGCAGTAGAAGAGCATTACAAAGTATATGCCAAAGTGTTTAATTTTGTTCGAGCAAAAATTCACAAGGACTTTAGTTTCTTCAAGGCATTACCTGATTTCATTGCAATATTTCGCTACATGAAAAAGCACGAAGACAGATTTGGAATGAATATCAAAATTGCAGACTTGATGAAAGTAGCTAAAGCCTAG
- a CDS encoding YkgJ family cysteine cluster protein: MSQNEIEESLNLLEKDWDVDPILRKFMLGKITDVSDYPLKVKDVVFHVPYLNSEKKFILWKCYWPDCHNCCDRQGRLPLTSDDLITIGKGLKYQKPSDFIKNETLTVTYQEPGPSGQLTTMTTINLKRKKDETTSDDGTHISCRFLDEKGGCSMHPDRPGVCYLYPFSSWLENEKGTARVHATYQFTGDCPGFYLADSLDPMKDEFKDYSKTIYDYNMASNRTNREGFGSVSFS; this comes from the coding sequence TTGTCTCAAAACGAAATTGAAGAATCATTAAACTTGCTAGAAAAAGACTGGGATGTTGATCCAATTTTACGTAAATTCATGCTTGGCAAAATTACTGATGTATCTGACTATCCGCTCAAAGTCAAAGATGTAGTCTTTCATGTGCCCTATCTTAACTCTGAGAAAAAATTCATTTTATGGAAATGTTATTGGCCTGACTGTCATAACTGCTGTGACCGACAAGGAAGACTTCCGCTAACTTCTGATGACTTGATAACAATTGGAAAAGGCTTGAAATATCAAAAGCCTTCTGATTTTATTAAAAATGAAACACTTACTGTAACGTATCAAGAACCTGGGCCCTCAGGACAACTAACTACAATGACTACAATTAATCTGAAAAGAAAAAAAGATGAGACAACATCTGATGATGGAACGCACATCTCCTGTAGATTCTTAGATGAAAAAGGTGGGTGCAGTATGCATCCAGATAGACCTGGTGTTTGCTATCTCTATCCCTTCTCTAGCTGGCTTGAAAATGAAAAAGGCACTGCACGTGTTCATGCCACCTATCAGTTTACAGGGGATTGTCCTGGATTTTACTTGGCAGATTCCTTGGATCCGATGAAAGATGAATTCAAGGACTATTCTAAAACAATTTATGATTACAACATGGCATCAAATAGGACAAATAGAGAAGGGTTTGGCTCTGTTAGTTTTAGCTAG